A window of Roseovarius sp. THAF27 contains these coding sequences:
- a CDS encoding DUF3775 domain-containing protein, with translation MLDISTYKVAQVILMSRELDRAEGELRAFIERLAEDEQASLVALMWIGRGSFGADEIEEAKATAREEATTPTADYLLGTPHLSDHLENGLDELGLSAQDDEDDLVRGG, from the coding sequence ATGCTGGATATCAGCACGTACAAAGTCGCCCAGGTGATCCTCATGTCGCGCGAACTGGACCGCGCGGAAGGAGAGCTGAGGGCGTTCATCGAGCGGCTGGCCGAGGACGAGCAGGCCAGCCTGGTGGCGTTGATGTGGATCGGGCGCGGCAGCTTCGGGGCCGACGAGATCGAAGAGGCCAAGGCGACCGCGCGGGAGGAGGCCACGACGCCGACGGCGGATTACCTTCTGGGCACGCCGCATTTGTCGGATCATCTGGAAAACGGGTTGGACGAGCTGGGCCTGTCGGCGCAGGACGACGAGGACGACCTGGTGCGCGGTGGGTGA
- a CDS encoding outer membrane protein, translating to MKTSVVVAAIVSITAAPALAGNLTPPADPYVPPPPVPVSDWAGPYVGVQLGFGDFDFDATLPPPAGANIPQVINLDDDGFLGGVHAGYNWDRGTLVYGVEGDIDFTDISFNTVDVDSISRLRLRVGLDTGSAFVYGTGGAAYMSGGGGAVSIDSWGWVAGAGVDFKLSEKWVAGADALYHEFDDVSPSGSVDGMTYRLRMSYRF from the coding sequence ATGAAAACATCTGTCGTCGTCGCAGCCATCGTTTCAATCACGGCCGCCCCCGCACTGGCAGGCAACCTAACGCCGCCGGCGGATCCCTACGTGCCGCCGCCGCCCGTGCCGGTTTCGGACTGGGCCGGGCCGTATGTCGGTGTGCAGCTGGGTTTCGGCGATTTCGATTTTGACGCAACCTTGCCTCCGCCTGCCGGGGCGAACATTCCGCAGGTCATCAACCTTGACGACGATGGCTTCCTGGGCGGTGTTCACGCCGGATACAACTGGGATCGCGGCACGCTGGTCTACGGCGTCGAGGGGGATATCGACTTTACCGATATCTCGTTCAACACCGTGGATGTCGACTCGATTTCCCGCCTGCGCCTGCGCGTCGGTCTCGATACCGGCAGCGCGTTCGTCTACGGCACCGGCGGCGCGGCCTACATGAGCGGTGGCGGCGGTGCGGTCAGCATCGACAGCTGGGGCTGGGTGGCGGGTGCCGGGGTGGATTTCAAGCTGAGCGAGAAATGGGTCGCGGGCGCCGATGCGCTGTACCACGAGTTCGACGACGTGTCCCCGTCGGGCAGCGTCGACGGCATGACCTATCGTCTGCGGATGTCCTATCGGTTCTAG
- a CDS encoding glutathione S-transferase family protein, which produces MKFYYAPGTISVATGLLLQEAGVDHTPVALSFADGDQTKPDYLALNPKGRVPALVTDQGVLTETGAIAEYVASLAPEKNLVPADPWQAAQMRSVCYYLAATMHVNHAHGPRGIRWADSDAALADMKAKMPQTMADSCTFIEENCALAPFIMGEEMTIADPWLFAICCWLETDNVDVDRFPKIKAHRAMISARPSAAAIRAYGLLTKDFA; this is translated from the coding sequence ATGAAATTCTACTACGCCCCCGGCACCATCTCCGTCGCCACCGGCCTGCTTCTGCAAGAGGCGGGCGTGGACCATACGCCTGTCGCGCTCAGCTTCGCCGATGGCGACCAGACCAAACCCGACTACCTCGCGCTCAACCCCAAGGGCCGCGTCCCGGCACTGGTCACCGATCAGGGCGTCCTCACCGAAACCGGTGCCATCGCCGAATACGTGGCCAGCCTCGCCCCGGAAAAAAACCTCGTCCCCGCCGACCCGTGGCAGGCCGCCCAGATGCGCAGCGTCTGCTACTACCTCGCCGCGACAATGCACGTGAACCACGCCCATGGCCCCCGGGGCATCCGCTGGGCCGACAGCGACGCGGCACTGGCCGACATGAAGGCCAAGATGCCCCAAACCATGGCCGACAGCTGCACCTTCATCGAGGAAAACTGCGCCCTCGCCCCCTTCATCATGGGCGAAGAAATGACCATCGCCGATCCTTGGCTCTTCGCCATCTGCTGCTGGCTCGAGACCGACAATGTCGACGTGGACCGTTTCCCCAAGATCAAGGCCCACCGCGCCATGATATCCGCCCGCCCCTCGGCCGCAGCCATCCGCGCCTACGGCCTGCTGACGAAAGACTTCGCATGA
- a CDS encoding SDR family oxidoreductase, translated as MMDWTGKRYWLVGASEGLGAALARKLSAVGAEVILSARSEDRLKEVAEMLPGRSSIVTVDVTDEESVKAAAEEVGEIDGVVTLAGVYWPMKATEWEPEQVTAMADVNFTGTVRVLNHVVPKMVTRDHGHIVVTGSLVGFRGLPGAIGYGASKAGIMSLAQSMRADLWRTGVLVQCANPGFIRTRLTDKNDFKMPGLMEPEEAAQIMFELMNDENAFDRNFPSWFSLVFRGARFLPNWLYFRLFA; from the coding sequence ATAATGGACTGGACTGGAAAACGCTATTGGCTGGTGGGTGCCAGCGAAGGCCTTGGCGCGGCATTGGCACGGAAACTGAGCGCGGTGGGGGCGGAGGTGATCCTGTCGGCGCGCAGCGAGGACCGGCTGAAAGAGGTGGCGGAGATGCTGCCGGGGCGATCCAGTATCGTGACCGTGGACGTGACCGACGAGGAAAGCGTAAAGGCCGCCGCCGAAGAGGTGGGCGAGATCGACGGGGTGGTGACGCTCGCCGGGGTCTATTGGCCGATGAAGGCGACCGAGTGGGAGCCTGAGCAGGTGACCGCCATGGCGGACGTGAATTTCACCGGCACGGTGCGGGTGCTGAACCACGTGGTGCCCAAGATGGTTACGCGGGACCACGGGCACATCGTTGTGACTGGCTCGCTGGTGGGCTTTCGCGGGCTGCCGGGGGCCATTGGATATGGCGCGTCGAAGGCCGGGATCATGTCGCTGGCGCAGAGTATGCGGGCGGATTTGTGGCGCACGGGCGTGCTGGTGCAATGCGCCAACCCGGGTTTCATCCGCACGCGGCTGACCGATAAGAACGATTTCAAGATGCCGGGGCTGATGGAGCCCGAAGAGGCCGCTCAGATCATGTTCGAGCTGATGAACGACGAGAACGCGTTCGACCGGAACTTTCCCAGCTGGTTCAGCCTTGTATTTCGCGGCGCGCGGTTCCTGCCCAACTGGTTATATTTCCGCCTGTTTGCGTGA
- a CDS encoding response regulator transcription factor has product MTDTCPLVTILDDEPAIRTMLAQTLEEAGFRTLTFARATEFEAALRSTSPDICLVDLSLPDRDGLTLVHRLALEQGARVIIISGRAEVQDRVTGLELGADDYIIKPFDPAEVVARIRARLRRDAPTSQIGNTARFGPWTAHFDRYVLEDDTGQETPFSHAEGEVLRLFLDRPKRLISRQAMQEALGGAAGESFDRAMDVRISRLRTKLREDPKNPRLIKTIYGAGYIFLGDVSWGPA; this is encoded by the coding sequence ATGACCGACACGTGCCCTCTCGTCACCATCCTCGATGATGAGCCGGCCATTCGCACCATGCTGGCCCAGACCCTGGAAGAGGCCGGCTTTCGCACGCTCACCTTCGCCCGCGCGACCGAATTCGAGGCCGCGCTGCGCTCCACCTCGCCCGATATCTGCCTCGTGGACCTCTCGCTGCCCGACCGCGACGGGCTGACGCTGGTGCATCGCCTGGCGCTGGAACAGGGCGCGCGTGTCATCATCATCTCCGGCCGCGCCGAGGTGCAGGACCGCGTCACCGGGCTGGAGCTTGGCGCCGACGACTACATCATCAAACCCTTCGATCCGGCCGAGGTCGTGGCCCGCATCCGCGCCCGCCTGCGCCGCGACGCGCCCACCTCGCAGATCGGCAACACCGCCCGCTTCGGTCCCTGGACCGCGCATTTCGACCGCTACGTGCTGGAAGACGACACCGGGCAGGAAACACCCTTTTCCCATGCCGAGGGCGAGGTGCTGCGCCTCTTCCTCGACCGCCCCAAGCGCCTGATCTCGCGCCAGGCCATGCAAGAGGCCCTGGGCGGCGCCGCCGGCGAAAGCTTCGACCGCGCCATGGACGTCCGCATCTCGCGCCTGCGCACCAAGCTGCGCGAAGACCCCAAGAACCCCCGCCTGATCAAGACGATCTACGGCGCGGGCTATATCTTCCTCGGCGATGTCAGCTGGGGCCCTGCATAA
- a CDS encoding DUF3833 domain-containing protein — MMFEGFLIMCGAALATGVAVLRNRFAGFRAQSVEDYAETLPRFDLRQHLNGPMRCEGVIYGPLGRVASRFSARFDARWDGNKGVMAERFTYDSGTVQEREWRLELGNDGRIRAEADDVVGTGQGRHAGAAVQLCYDIRLPADAGGHVLSVEDWMYLTPAGTIVNRSQFRKYGIKVAELVATLQKLDDTDIQKAA, encoded by the coding sequence ATGATGTTCGAAGGATTTCTGATCATGTGCGGCGCGGCGCTGGCGACCGGGGTTGCGGTGCTGCGCAATCGGTTCGCCGGGTTTCGGGCGCAAAGCGTCGAGGATTATGCCGAGACACTGCCGCGGTTCGACCTGCGCCAGCATCTGAACGGGCCGATGCGTTGCGAGGGAGTTATATATGGACCGCTGGGGCGCGTGGCCTCGCGGTTTTCCGCCCGGTTCGATGCGAGATGGGACGGCAACAAGGGCGTGATGGCCGAACGGTTTACCTATGACAGCGGCACGGTGCAGGAGCGCGAGTGGCGGCTGGAGCTGGGCAATGACGGGCGCATCCGGGCCGAGGCCGATGACGTGGTCGGCACCGGGCAGGGCCGGCACGCGGGGGCGGCGGTGCAATTGTGCTATGATATACGCCTGCCCGCCGATGCGGGTGGTCATGTTCTGAGCGTCGAGGACTGGATGTACCTGACGCCGGCTGGAACCATTGTGAACCGCAGCCAGTTCCGCAAGTATGGGATCAAGGTCGCCGAGCTTGTGGCGACCCTGCAAAAGTTGGACGATACGGATATTCAGAAAGCGGCATAA
- a CDS encoding saccharopine dehydrogenase, with translation MTHLWLRAEQRDNEDRTGLTPEGAAALIAQGMILSVEDSPDRIIPTDRYADVGATIVPQNSWPDAPRDAIIFGLKELPDDGTPLPHRHIMFGHAFKGQHSGRRLLDRFKSGGGTLYDLEYLVDEQGRRVAAFGYWAGYAGAAVSLFAWAAQQQRRTCGPVSAYPDKDALLTDLAQALDTTGHDRPSAIVIGALGRVGTGAADLCTAMDVTPTRWDMDETAHGGPFPEILDHDLFLNCIFARPGTPVFVPAEALTAPRRLTVIGDVACDPDSDYNPVPVYSQATTWDAPVTRVHDAPPLDVMAIDNLPSLLPLESSQDYASQLLPSLKTLDKLDAGVWARAERTFREHV, from the coding sequence ATGACCCACCTCTGGCTCCGCGCCGAACAGCGCGACAACGAAGACCGCACCGGCCTCACCCCCGAGGGCGCGGCGGCGCTCATCGCGCAAGGCATGATCCTCAGTGTCGAGGACAGCCCCGACCGCATCATCCCCACCGACCGCTATGCTGACGTAGGCGCCACCATCGTGCCGCAGAACAGCTGGCCCGACGCGCCCCGCGACGCCATCATCTTCGGGCTCAAGGAACTGCCCGACGACGGCACACCCCTGCCGCACCGCCACATCATGTTCGGCCACGCCTTCAAGGGCCAGCATTCCGGCCGCCGCCTGCTGGACCGCTTCAAGTCCGGGGGCGGCACGCTCTACGACCTGGAATACCTGGTGGATGAACAGGGCCGCCGCGTCGCCGCCTTCGGCTACTGGGCGGGCTATGCGGGCGCCGCCGTCAGCCTCTTCGCCTGGGCCGCCCAGCAACAGCGCCGGACCTGCGGCCCCGTCTCAGCCTACCCGGACAAGGACGCGCTGCTGACCGACCTGGCGCAGGCGCTCGACACCACCGGCCACGACCGTCCTTCCGCCATCGTCATCGGCGCGCTCGGCCGCGTCGGCACCGGCGCCGCCGACCTCTGCACCGCGATGGACGTCACCCCCACCCGGTGGGACATGGACGAAACCGCCCATGGCGGCCCCTTCCCCGAGATCCTGGACCACGACCTTTTTCTCAACTGCATCTTCGCCCGCCCCGGCACGCCCGTCTTCGTGCCGGCAGAGGCCCTGACCGCCCCCCGCCGCCTGACCGTCATCGGCGACGTCGCCTGCGACCCCGACAGCGATTACAACCCCGTGCCGGTCTACTCCCAGGCCACCACCTGGGACGCGCCGGTGACCCGCGTGCACGACGCGCCCCCGCTCGACGTCATGGCGATCGACAACCTGCCCTCGCTCCTGCCGCTGGAATCCTCGCAGGACTATGCCAGCCAACTCTTGCCATCCCTGAAAACACTGGACAAACTGGACGCCGGAGTATGGGCGCGCGCGGAACGGACCTTCCGCGAGCACGTTTGA
- a CDS encoding histidine phosphatase family protein: MAELILVRHGQANSHATDEDSYDQLSDLGADQARWLGEHLAATNPHFDRVLTGTLQRQVDTAHHMGVTVTTRDPRLNELSYFALAQAAFDAHAIPVPTDPSQFATHLPRVITLWTTGDLPGVPESFDAFAARIVEVLTEQCADAGRTLLVTSGGVIGMALRHVLDLDNTAMARVMLQINNASMHRLSYVHDTLMVAGFNAIPHLDRPDRAHARTYV, translated from the coding sequence TTGGCGGAACTCATCCTTGTGCGGCACGGACAGGCCAACAGCCACGCCACCGACGAAGACAGCTACGACCAACTCTCCGACCTCGGCGCCGACCAGGCCCGCTGGCTGGGCGAGCATCTGGCCGCCACCAACCCGCATTTCGACCGCGTCCTCACCGGCACGCTGCAACGCCAGGTCGACACCGCCCACCACATGGGCGTCACCGTCACCACCCGGGACCCGCGCCTGAACGAGCTCAGCTATTTCGCCCTCGCACAGGCCGCCTTCGACGCCCATGCCATCCCGGTGCCCACCGACCCCTCGCAATTCGCCACGCATCTGCCCCGTGTCATCACCCTATGGACCACCGGCGACCTGCCCGGCGTCCCCGAAAGCTTCGACGCCTTCGCCGCCCGCATCGTCGAGGTCCTGACCGAGCAATGCGCCGACGCGGGCCGCACCCTTCTGGTCACCTCCGGCGGGGTCATCGGCATGGCCCTGCGCCACGTGCTCGACCTCGACAACACCGCGATGGCCCGCGTCATGCTGCAAATCAACAACGCCTCGATGCACCGCCTCAGCTACGTGCACGACACGCTGATGGTCGCGGGCTTCAATGCCATCCCGCATCTCGATCGTCCCGACCGGGCCCATGCCCGCACCTATGTCTGA
- a CDS encoding saccharopine dehydrogenase family protein translates to MTIHWCGTGLSAVPGLRRLIETGHSVTVWNRSLDKAEAAVGDLTNRIRAFDFDMLSSEVQEGDIVVSMLPGDWHVPIAEMCINKGAHFVSSSYIAPEMRELHAKALLRGVSVVNEIGLDPGIDHLMAHHLMADYRASAAFNPENDLSFLSYCGGIPQNPNPFRYKFSWSPLGVLKALRSPSRSIRNYSELNVQRPWDALGTYTAPLPTPETFEVYPNRDSLPFLDDYGFEPAWRVKEFVRGTLRLNGWSDAWADVFAEIETLEGPEGETRLKEMSDQFWRDNAYGEDDPDRVVLCVDLKAERGGDAVWHKTFVMDAWGDARGTAMSRLVSVPVSLAVEAVAQGQIPAGVSPAPNDPRLVERLLSEVDRLAQHLQVVDHLG, encoded by the coding sequence ATGACAATCCACTGGTGTGGCACCGGCCTTTCGGCGGTGCCCGGCCTGCGCAGGCTGATCGAGACGGGCCATTCCGTCACCGTCTGGAACCGCTCTCTGGACAAGGCCGAGGCCGCCGTGGGCGACCTCACGAACCGCATCCGCGCCTTCGATTTCGACATGCTCTCGTCCGAGGTTCAGGAGGGCGACATCGTGGTGTCCATGCTCCCCGGCGACTGGCACGTGCCCATCGCCGAGATGTGCATCAACAAGGGCGCACACTTCGTCTCAAGCTCCTACATCGCCCCCGAGATGCGCGAACTCCACGCCAAGGCGCTCCTGCGCGGCGTTTCCGTGGTCAACGAAATCGGCCTCGATCCCGGCATCGACCACCTGATGGCCCACCACCTGATGGCCGACTACCGCGCCTCGGCGGCCTTCAACCCCGAAAACGACCTCAGCTTTCTCAGCTATTGCGGCGGCATCCCCCAAAACCCCAACCCCTTCCGCTACAAATTCAGCTGGTCGCCCCTGGGCGTGCTCAAGGCCCTGCGCTCGCCCTCCCGCTCGATCCGCAACTACTCGGAGTTGAACGTCCAGCGCCCCTGGGACGCGCTCGGCACCTACACCGCGCCCCTGCCCACGCCCGAAACGTTCGAGGTCTACCCCAACCGCGACAGCCTGCCCTTCCTCGACGATTACGGCTTCGAGCCCGCGTGGCGGGTCAAGGAATTCGTCCGCGGCACACTGCGCCTCAACGGCTGGTCCGACGCCTGGGCCGATGTCTTCGCCGAAATCGAAACGCTCGAAGGCCCCGAAGGCGAGACAAGGCTCAAGGAAATGTCCGACCAGTTCTGGCGCGACAACGCCTATGGCGAGGATGACCCCGACCGCGTCGTGCTCTGTGTCGACCTCAAGGCCGAACGCGGCGGCGACGCCGTCTGGCACAAGACCTTTGTCATGGATGCCTGGGGCGACGCGCGCGGCACGGCGATGTCGCGGCTGGTGTCGGTCCCGGTGTCCCTCGCGGTCGAGGCTGTGGCGCAAGGCCAAATCCCCGCCGGCGTCAGCCCCGCACCCAACGACCCGAGGCTGGTGGAACGCCTGCTGTCAGAGGTCGACCGGCTGGCGCAGCACCTTCAGGTCGTGGACCACCTCGGCTGA
- a CDS encoding PAS-domain containing protein yields MSPRDTTQMTTAGLNLIQQALTIYDANLDLAVCNRRFQEMFDLPDRLVTPGAHFEDTIRFLAERGDYGEVTDLDRFVADRVETARAFEPHYMERTRANGRTISVEGSPLPQGGWVTVYTDISRAKQQEALLAARSEELSDRLVTYSDDLAAANRQLESTIIALEEAKRQASEAEARMRLTTEMVPAHIAHVGPDRRYTYSNRRLSLVMPGSTADPVGLHPADALGDETNAIIAPHLDRAYDGEPSVFEFTHAASSRRIRVALTPDPATGGVYILSMDITEEAQTRAALGQHRRREMAAQLTSGLAHDFSNLLTIILGMQSRLQSMSLPEEAADLIAATLGAARRGGTLLDRIADMTGPREHTPVPTDLPAFLNDLEPLARSVLPDTITLDILPADAPRTCLLDPGMLQDSLINLLLNARDAIAGPGRITLAVTTVQDTWLDVSVSDTGPGFSDHVRSHAFDPFFTTKGGEGSGLGLTMVYNMTKLAGGRVMIDNTDAGGQVTLRLPLREASADDTPGFVLLVEDSADLRESIRAMLRADGHQVIEATSATEAQALLNGLPEITAILSDITLEGEATGLDLIDALPARHPPAVLMTSLPPSDPLHAAALARAPVLRKPFQPGALRAALSGGATP; encoded by the coding sequence CCGGCGCGCATTTCGAGGACACCATCCGCTTTCTGGCCGAGCGCGGCGACTATGGCGAGGTGACCGACCTCGACCGTTTCGTCGCCGACCGGGTCGAGACCGCCCGCGCGTTCGAGCCGCATTACATGGAACGCACCCGCGCCAACGGCCGCACCATCAGCGTCGAAGGCTCGCCCCTGCCCCAGGGCGGCTGGGTCACCGTCTACACCGACATCTCCCGCGCCAAGCAGCAGGAGGCGCTGCTCGCCGCCCGGTCCGAGGAACTGTCGGACCGGCTGGTCACCTATTCCGACGACCTCGCGGCGGCCAACCGGCAACTGGAATCCACCATCATCGCGCTGGAAGAGGCCAAGCGCCAGGCGTCCGAGGCCGAGGCCCGAATGCGCCTGACGACCGAGATGGTGCCCGCCCATATCGCCCATGTCGGCCCCGACCGGCGCTACACCTATTCCAACCGCCGCCTGTCGCTGGTCATGCCGGGCAGCACCGCCGACCCGGTCGGCCTTCACCCCGCCGACGCGCTGGGGGACGAGACCAATGCCATCATCGCCCCGCATCTCGACCGCGCCTATGACGGCGAGCCGTCGGTCTTCGAGTTCACCCACGCCGCCAGTTCCCGCCGCATCCGGGTCGCGCTCACCCCCGATCCGGCCACCGGCGGGGTCTACATCCTGTCCATGGACATCACCGAAGAGGCCCAGACCCGCGCCGCCCTGGGCCAGCACCGCCGCCGCGAAATGGCCGCCCAGCTGACATCGGGCCTCGCCCATGATTTCTCGAACCTGCTGACCATCATCCTCGGGATGCAGTCCCGCCTGCAATCCATGTCCCTGCCCGAGGAGGCCGCCGACCTCATCGCCGCCACCTTGGGCGCGGCGCGGCGCGGCGGCACCCTGCTCGACCGCATCGCCGACATGACCGGCCCGCGCGAACACACGCCCGTGCCCACCGACCTGCCCGCCTTCCTCAACGACCTGGAACCGCTGGCCCGCTCGGTCCTGCCCGACACGATCACCCTCGATATCCTCCCCGCCGACGCGCCCCGCACCTGCCTGCTCGATCCCGGCATGTTGCAGGATTCTCTGATCAATCTCCTGCTCAACGCCCGCGACGCCATCGCGGGGCCGGGCCGCATCACGCTTGCCGTCACCACCGTGCAGGACACCTGGCTTGACGTCTCCGTCTCCGACACCGGCCCCGGCTTTTCCGACCACGTCCGCAGCCACGCGTTCGATCCGTTCTTCACCACCAAGGGCGGCGAAGGCTCGGGACTGGGCCTCACCATGGTTTACAACATGACCAAGCTCGCCGGTGGTCGCGTCATGATCGACAACACCGACGCGGGCGGCCAGGTCACCCTGCGCCTGCCCCTGCGCGAGGCCAGCGCCGACGACACTCCCGGCTTCGTCCTCCTGGTCGAGGACAGCGCCGACCTGCGCGAAAGCATCCGCGCCATGCTGCGCGCCGACGGCCATCAGGTGATCGAGGCCACCAGCGCGACCGAGGCGCAGGCGCTGCTGAACGGCCTGCCCGAGATCACCGCCATCCTCAGCGACATCACCCTCGAAGGCGAGGCAACCGGGCTCGACCTCATCGACGCCCTGCCGGCGCGGCACCCGCCCGCGGTGCTCATGACCTCGCTGCCGCCCTCCGATCCGCTGCACGCCGCCGCCCTCGCCCGCGCGCCGGTGCTGCGCAAACCGTTCCAACCCGGCGCCCTGCGCGCCGCCCTGTCTGGCGGAGCGACACCATGA
- a CDS encoding MFS transporter, producing the protein MSGAGKSPRLPAFALFAAMLSAAGLPLYMHAPKFFVDEYSVSLAALGTVLGVLRLLDFVQDPVLGRVSAMTAGYRGLTVLIAGVAMIAGMLGLFAVEPVLPPLWWFAVMLTLVFSAFSYLTICFYAQGVSVAGRMGTGGHLRVARWRETGALLGICAAAVAPVALGGYAAFAVAFAGLGLVALWAMGTEWRGQPPEEGVTSQLGTVLRDAKARRLLLVALANSAPVAVSSTLFLFYVEDRLAAPGWEGPLLLVFFLSAAAAAPMWGKLAESYGARRVLIWAMVLAIVAFAFAVMLGAGDIWAFAVICVLTGVALGADMTLLPALFADRMAEVSPGAAEGFSLWSFVSKITLAIAAVGLLPLLESVGYASGQENSEDALWALGLLYGAVPCVLKLAAIALLATVPGGGDAPQGAMVEAGRRR; encoded by the coding sequence ATGAGCGGGGCCGGCAAATCGCCGCGCCTGCCGGCCTTTGCGCTGTTCGCGGCGATGCTGTCGGCGGCTGGGCTGCCGCTGTACATGCACGCGCCGAAGTTTTTCGTCGACGAGTACAGCGTGTCGCTGGCGGCGCTGGGGACGGTGCTGGGGGTGCTGCGCTTGCTGGATTTCGTGCAGGACCCTGTTTTGGGGCGGGTGTCGGCGATGACGGCGGGCTATCGCGGGCTGACCGTGCTGATCGCCGGGGTGGCGATGATCGCGGGGATGCTGGGGCTGTTCGCGGTGGAGCCGGTGTTGCCGCCCTTGTGGTGGTTCGCTGTGATGCTGACGCTGGTGTTTTCGGCGTTCAGCTACCTGACGATCTGTTTCTATGCGCAGGGCGTGTCGGTGGCAGGCCGTATGGGCACGGGCGGGCACCTGCGCGTGGCGCGGTGGCGCGAGACCGGGGCGCTGTTGGGGATCTGTGCCGCCGCCGTGGCCCCCGTGGCGCTGGGCGGGTACGCGGCCTTTGCCGTGGCCTTTGCCGGGCTGGGGCTGGTGGCGCTGTGGGCGATGGGCACCGAATGGCGCGGGCAGCCGCCGGAGGAGGGCGTGACCTCGCAATTGGGGACGGTGCTGCGCGATGCGAAAGCGCGGCGGCTGTTGCTGGTGGCCTTGGCCAACTCGGCGCCGGTTGCGGTGAGTTCGACGCTGTTTTTGTTCTATGTCGAGGACCGGCTGGCGGCGCCGGGCTGGGAAGGGCCGCTTCTGTTGGTCTTTTTCCTGAGTGCTGCTGCGGCGGCGCCGATGTGGGGCAAGCTGGCCGAGAGTTATGGCGCGCGGCGGGTGCTGATCTGGGCGATGGTGCTGGCCATCGTGGCCTTCGCGTTTGCCGTGATGCTGGGCGCGGGCGACATCTGGGCGTTTGCCGTGATCTGCGTGCTGACCGGCGTGGCGCTGGGGGCGGACATGACGCTGTTGCCGGCGCTTTTTGCCGACCGGATGGCGGAGGTGTCGCCGGGGGCTGCCGAGGGCTTCAGCCTGTGGTCCTTCGTGTCGAAGATCACGCTGGCGATTGCGGCGGTGGGCCTGCTGCCGCTGCTGGAGTCGGTCGGCTATGCCTCGGGGCAGGAGAATTCGGAAGATGCGTTGTGGGCGCTGGGCCTGCTGTACGGGGCGGTGCCGTGCGTTCTGAAACTGGCGGCGATCGCGCTGCTGGCAACGGTGCCCGGGGGCGGGGACGCGCCCCAGGGGGCCATGGTTGAAGCGGGGAGACGGAGATGA